GACGTCATCGAGGGCGCCAAGTACGCGCAGCCCAAGTGGACGCCGGACGGCAAGGGCTTCTATTACGAGTGGCTGCCCACGGACGCCTCCATCCCCGTGGACGCGCGCCCGGGCTACACCAGCTTGCGCTTCCACAAGCTGGGCGACGCGCCCTCCAAGGACGCGGAAGTGCACCCGCGCACCGGAGACCCGTCCACCTTCCTGCAGGGCGACCTGAGCCGGGACGGCCAGTTCCTGTTCGTCTCCATCCTGCGGGGCTGGATCGAGAACGACATCTACTGGAAGCGCCCGGGGGAGAAGGACTTCCGCCTGCTCGTGAAGGGCAAGGGCGCCAAGTACAACGTGCAGGCGTGGAAGGGCCGCTTCTACGTCACCACGGACGAGGGTGCCCCGCGCCAGCGCGTCTTCGAGGTGGACCCGGCGAAGCCCGCGCGCGCGCAGTGGAAGGAGATCGTCCCGGAGGATCCGGTGGCCGCGCTCCAGACGGTGAACATCGTCGGCGAGCACCTGGCGCTGGAGTACATGAAGGACGCGACGACGCTGGTGCGCGTGGCCACCCTGCAGGGCAAGCCCGTGCGCGAGGTGGCGCTGCCCGGCGTGGGCGCGGCCTCCAACCTGACGGGCCTGGAGGACCAGGACGAGGCGTACTTCGTCTTCACGTCCTTCACCACGCCCCGGCGCGTCTACAAGACGTCCGTGAAGACGGGGGAGTCGTCGCTGTGGGCGCAGGTGGAAGTGCCCATGGACCCGGCGGCCTACACGGTGGACCAGGTCTTCTACCCCTCCAAGGACGGCACCCGCGTGCCCATGTTCCTGGTGCACAAGAAGGGCCTGAAGCGTGACGGCAACGCGCCCACGCTGCTCTATGGGTACGGCGGGTTCAACGTGAACATGGAGGCCACCTTCCGCGGCAGCATCCTGCCCTGGCTGGACGCCGGCGGCGTCTACGCGGTGGCCAACCTGCGGGGTGGGGGCGAGTACGGCGCCCAGTGGCACGAGGCGGGCCGCATGGCGAAGAAGCAGAACGTCTTCGACGATTTCCACGCCGCCGCCGAGTACCTGGTCCGCGAGAAGTACACCCAGCCCAGGAAGCTGGCCATCCAGGGCGGCAGCAACGGCGGGCTCCTGGTGGGGGCGGCCATGACTCAGCGCCCGGAGCTGTACGGGGCGGTGGTGTGCCAGGTGCCCCTCTTGGACATGGTGCGCTACCACCTCTTCGGGAGCGGCCGGACGTGGATTCCCGAGTACGGGACGGCGGAGAAGCCCGAGGACTTCCAGGTGCTGCACGCCTACTCGCCCTACCACCACGTCAAGCCGGGCGTGGCCTACCCGGCGCTGCTCATGATGTCCGCGGACCACGATGACCGGGTGGACCCGATGCACGCTCGCAAGTTCGTGGCCGCGGTGCAGCAGGCGGCGGGCAACCAGGCCAAGGCGCTGCTGCGCATCGAAATGAACGCAGGACACAGTGGCGCGGACCAGGTGGCCAAGAGCATTGAATCCAGCGCGGACCTGTATGCGTTCCTTTTCGAGGCGTTGGAGGTTGGTGGGCTACAGGGTGGGGAGGCAGCGCAGGGTCGCTGACACCGGGAGGGAACGTCCGAGGAAGCTCCGGGTGTTCCCTTGATGGCAAGAGGTGGTTCCCCAATCTTGAGGCGGGGAACGGCACCTGAAACCGACGTGTTATAGACGTGCTTCACCCCGGGTGTGCGCTCGCCGGACGAGCAACCGGGCAACTCTTCAGGGGCCTACCCTCCCGGTAGGCCAGCAGGTGGCGGATACATGTTCTTCGGACGTGACGACAAGAAGGAAGCCCAGAAGCGGGGACTCACCGTCCCGCTCTTGCCCCTTCGGGACATCATCGTGTTCCCGCACATGGTGGTTCCGCTGTTCGTCGGCCGGGAGAAGTCCATCGCCGCGTTGAAGGACGCGATGGCTCACAAGGGGCCGGACGACAAGGCCGTCATCCTGCTGGCCGCCCAGAAGAAGGCCAAGACGAACGACCCCTCTCCCGACGACATCTTCCACTTCGGCACCATGGGGCACGTCATCCAGCTCCTGCCGCTGCCGGACGGCACCGTGAAGGTGCTGGTGGAAGGGGTGAAGCGCGCGAAGGTGAAGAAGTTCCACCCGAACGACGCCTTCTTCATGGTGGAGGTGGAGGAGGTGGAGGAGCAGACGGAGAAGAGCGTGGAGCTGGAGGCGCTCGTGCGCTCCGTGCACTCTGTGTTCGAGGCCTTCGTCAAGCTCAACAAGCGGATTCCACCTGAGATGCTGATGCAGGTGGCCAGCATCGATGACCCGGCGCGGCTGGCGGACACCATCGTCGCGCACCTGTCGCTCAAGCTGAACGACAAGCAGGCGCTGCTCGAGACCGAGTCTCCCGCGAAGCGGCTGGAGAAGCTCTACGAGCTGATGCAGGGGGAGATCGAGATTCTCCAGGTGGAGAAGAAGATCCGCACCCGCGTCAAGAAGCAGATGGAGAAGACCCAGAAGGAGTACTACCTGAATGAGCAGATGCAGGCCATTCAGAAGGAGCTGGGTGAGCGCGACGAGTTCAAGAACGAGATCCAGGAGATTGAAGAGAAGCTGAAGAACAAGCGGATGAGCAAGGAGGCCACGCTCAAGGTCAAGAAGGAGCTCAAGAAGCTCCGGATGATGAGCCCGATGAGCGCCGAGGCCACGGTCGTCCGCAACTACATCGACTGGATCATCAGCCTGCCCTGGTACGACGAGACCCAGGACCGGCTGGACGTGACGGAAGCGGAGACGGTGCTCAACGAGGACCACTACGGCTTGAAGAAGCCGAAGGAGCGCATCCTCGAGTACCTGGCCGTGCAGCAGCTGGTGAAGAAGCTCAAGGGCCCCGTGCTGTGCTTCGTGGGACCTCCGGGCGTGGGCAAGACGTCGCTGGCGCGTTCCATCGCGCGGGCCACGGGCCGCAAGTTCGTGCGCCTGTCGCTGGGCGGCGTGCGTGACGAGGCGGAGATTCGCGGCCACCGGCGCACGTACATCGGCGCGATGCCGGGCAAGCTCATCCAGTCGCTGAAGAAGGCGGGCAGCAACAACCCGGTCTTCCTGCTCGACGAAATCGACAAGATGTCCACGGACTTCCGAGGCGACCCGAGCGCGGCGCTGCTGGAGGTGCTGGACCCCGAGCAGAACCACAACTTCAACGACCACTACCTGGACCTCGACTACGACCTGTCCAAGGTGATGTTCATCTGCACCGCGAACACGATGCACAACATCCCCGGTCCCTTGCAGGACCGCATGGAGGTGATTCGCATCGCGGGGTACACCGAGCCGGAGAAGCTCTCCATCGCCCGGCGCTACCTCATCCCGAAGGAGCAGGAGGCCAACGGGCTGACGGACGTGAAGGTGGACTTCAGCCACGAGGCGCTGCGGACCATCATCCACCGGTACACGCGCGAGTCCGGCGTTCGTTCGCTCGAGCGTGAGATTGGCGGCGTGTTCCGCAAGATTGCCCGCGACGTGCTGAAGAACGGCAAGCGGGACATCGAGGTGGACCGCAAGACGGCGATGAAGTTCCTGGGCACGCCGCGCTACCGCTACGGCGTGGCGGAGCGCGAGGACCAGGTGGGCATCGTCACCGGCCTTGCGTGGACGGAGCTGGGCGGTGAGATCCTCACCACCGAGGCCACCGTGATGCCGGGCAAGGGCAAGCTCATCATCACCGGCAAGCTGGGCGAGGTGATGCAGGAGTCCGCGCAGGCGGCCATGTCGTACGTGCGCAGCCGGGCCGACCGCTTCGGCATCGACCGCAAGGTGTTCGAGAACTACGACATCCACGTGCACCTGCCCGAGGGCGCGATTCCCAAGGACGGTCCGTCCGCGGGCGTCACCATCTGCACGGCGCTGGTGAGCGCGCTCACGCGGGTCCTCATCCGCCGGGATGTGGCGATGACGGGTGAAATCACGCTGCGTGGGCGGGTGCTGCCCATCGGTGGCCTGAAGGAGAAGACGCTGGCCGCGCACCGCGCGGGCATCAAGACGGTCCTCATCCCGAAGGCGAACAAGAAGGACCTGAAGGACATCCCGCTGAAGATTCGCAAGCAGCTGCGCATCGTCCCGGTGGAGTTCGTGGACGACGTGCTGCGCGAGGCGCTGGTGCTGGAGAAGCCCGAGGAGTTCGGCCGCGGCAAGCCCAGCGCGGATGGCCTCAAGAGCCCCACGGCGGTCGAGGCACCGGCGGCTCCGGCCTCGGCTCCAGCGTAGCGGGTCCGACAGAGGAGGGTTTCGACCCTCCTTGAAGTGCTCGAAGCCAGGACGTCCGTCGACCCGCGAGGTCGCCGGGCTCCTGGCTTCTCTCTTTTCGGGCGGGCAGACGGGGCGTCTGGCTTCTGTTGCCGGGCGTCCCTGGCTTCGGGGTACAACGTGGCCTGGTGGCTCCTCGCGCTCGACTCGCCTGGTGGTGTCTGTTGCTGGCCTGGGTGACCGGGGCCTGCGGGCCGTGCGGCTTCCAGCCGGAGTCGGGCGTCAAGGTGGTGGTGCCCGCGATGCCCACCACGCTGGATTGGAGCCATTCGGACCCGGAGAGCTGGGCCAACTATCCGGTGATGCTCGCGACGCAGAAGGGGCTGACGCTGCTGGGCGCGGACCACTCGGTGCGGCCGGGATTGGCGGAGCGGTGGGAGCGCTCTCGCGACGAGCAGGGCCGAGAGGTCTACGTCTTCCACCTGCGGGGGGATGTGCGGTGGTCGGATGGCTCTCCGCTGGTGGCGCGGGACTTCGTCGTGGGGTGGCGGCGCGCGCTGCGCGGACGTGAGCGCGGGGAGATGGCGGACCTGGAGGGCGCGTCGGAGGTGCTGGCGCTGCAGGACCGCATGGCGCCCGAGGCGGACCTCCGCGCGGCGCTGGAGCGCGTGGGCGTGGAGGCGGTGGACGCTCGGACGCTTCGGGTGACGTTGGCGCACCCGCGCAGCTACTTCCTGGCGCGCATCGCGAACGTCTACATCTTCTATCCGGCGCCCTCGGCGGACCTGGAGGGGCGCTCGGATGAGGAGGTCCGTGATTACTTCGACCGGCCTCGTGAGGGTCGGCCGCTGGCCTTGGGGCCGTACCGGGTGGAGAGCTGGGATAGGGCAGGGGAGCGGGTGCGGCTGGTCTACAACCCGCGCTCGGCGTTCCCTCCGCCCATGGCTCCGGGCGAGGTGCCGGTTCCGGTCATCACGCTGATGAAGTCGGAGATTGGCCCCGCGCTGTATGAGCGGGACCGGGTGGACTTCGTCTTCGTGGACAGCGCGGCGGCGCTGCGGGTGAAGCGGCCCGAGGACCTGCAGCGCGAGCCGCTGTTGTCGACGTACTACCTGGCGTTCAACACGGAGCGCGCGCCGCTGGACAGGCCGGAGGTCCGTCGCGCGCTGTCTCGGGCGTTGGACCGGGAGGCGTTGATGGCGGGGTTGCTGCCGGCCGCGCGGCCCTCGCATGTGTTGCTGCCTCCGGAGCTGCCGGGCGCTGCGTCGGCCGAGGAGGCGCTGCGGCTGCCGCACTACGAGCCCGAGCGCGCGAAGGCGGAGCTGGCGTCGGTGGCTGGACTGGAGCGGCCGTTGAGGCTGGTGTACCGCTCGGGGGACAACTTCGTGCCGGAGGTGGCGATCGCCGAGCGCGTGGCGGCGCAGCTCGCGCGGGTGGGCGTGAAGGTGGAGTTGGAGGCTCGCTCCGACTTCACGGCGGAGATTTCGCGGCGCACGGCCAAGGGGCCTCGCGCGTATGACTTGTACCTGCGCCGGCTGGGCGGGGACTACGCGCACCCGAATACGTTCTTCACGCTCTTCGAGCGCTCGGGCAATCACCAGACGGGCTGGGAGACGCAGGGCGGTGGCGAGCCCATGGCGCGCTTCGAGCGACTGCTGGAGGCCGGGGACGGCGAGGCGGACGAGGCGCGTGCGCGGACGATGTATGTGCAGGCGCAGGAGGTGCTGGTGGGGGAGCAGGCGGTGATTGCGCCGCTGTACCACCCGGACCGCTACTTCCGGGCGCGCGACACACTGCGCGGCCTGGATGTGGACCCGTTCAACTTCCTGGCCCTGCGCACGCTGCGCCGGGCCGCGCCGACGCCGGAGCAGACCGAGGTGGCGCGATGATGGCCGTGCTCCAGAAGCTCGCGCGGCAGCTCGTGCTGGTGCCCGTGGTCGCGGTGGCCTCGTACTTCCTCATGGCCATGTTGCCACTCACCACGGAGAGCGATGCGAAGCGGCAGGCGTCCCCGGAGCTGATGGCGTCGTATCGCCGGGACCTCGGCCTCGGTGAGCCGCTCGGCTTCCTGCGTCCCTGGGAGAAGCTGTGGCGCGGTGAGCGACTGGGCACGAGCGCGCAGGGAATCACGGGCGATGAGCTGGCTCGCAAGCTGTCGGGCAGCGTCGGCGTGGGGATGCTCGCGCTGCCGCTGGCCCTGACGTGGGCGATAGGCTTCGCGCTCGTCCGTACGCGCTGGCGAAGAGGGCGGTGGTCCGCGCTGGGCGACGTGGTGCCGGCGCTGGCCTTCGGTACACCCGTGTTCATCCCCGCGCTTCTGCTCGCGCCCGCGGTGGTGGAGCGCGGGCACATGCTGCCGGAGCTGTGCGCGGCGCTCGTCACGTCCATCTGGCCGGGCATCTTCCTGGGCACGCTGGTGGGGGACTCGCTGGAGACGGAGCTGTCGCGCGACTACGTGCGCACCGCGCTGGGCAAGGGCCTGTCGCAGGGCACGGTGCTGCGCCGCCATGTGCTTCCGAATGTGCTGCCCGCGCTGCTCGATGCCGTGGGGCCCGTGGCCACGGCGCTGCTCGCGGGCTCGTTCGCCGCCGAGCGCGTGCTGGGGCTGCCGTACTTCGGACAGCTCTATGTGCTCGCGGTGCTCAACAAGCAGGTCGCCGTCGTCGTGGTGGCGACCACCACGTTCGCCTCGCTGCTCGTCGTCGTGAGCCTCGCGGTGGAGGTGGCCCGCTACGTCGTGGACCCTCGCTCGCGGGAGGCCCGCGCATGAACCGCATCCCCGTGCGCGCCCGCTTCGGTTTGGTGCTCCTCATCGGGCTGGGTGTCCTCAGCCTCGTCGCCGGACGGCTGTTCCCGGATGTGCTCGCGAACACGTGCCCCTTGGGTGTGGACCCGACACGTCCGGACCGCACCGTGTGCGAGCTGGCCTTCGGCGGTCTCTGGGTCTCCCTCGCCGTGGGCCTGTGCGCCGGAGGGCTCTCCACCCTCATCGGCCTCGTCGTCGCCGCGGTGGCGCGGCTTCTCGGCGGCGCGTGGGAGCAGGTCCTCTTGCGCGGCGTGGACGCGGTCTTCGCCCTGCCCGACGTGCTCGTCGTCATGGTGCTCCAGCTCGCCGGCCAGTCACTCGCGGACGCGGGGCTCGGCGGTGGACTGGGGCCCTTCGGGTTGATGGTGATGTCGCTCGCGCTGGTGGGGTGGGCCGGGCCCGCGCGCATGTTCCGCAACCGCCTGGCCACGCTCGAGGGCCAGGAGTACGTCGCCGCGGCGCGCGCGCTCGGTGGTGGCGGCGCTCATGTGCTGCGCGTCCACCTGTGGCCCGCGCTCCGGCCCTTCGCGCTCGCCGTGTTCCTGAGCCGCCTGCCCACCGCCATCCTCACCGAGTCCACCGTCAGCTTCTTCGGCATCGCTCGCATGGAGCCGATGTCCCTGGGCCGCTATCTGGGCACCAGCTACGCGGCCCTCATCTACGAGGGCGGCGCGCGCGTGGTGCTCCCCGCCTGG
This genomic stretch from Myxococcus fulvus harbors:
- a CDS encoding prolyl oligopeptidase family serine peptidase encodes the protein MAYPATRVDAVVDTLHGVQVPDAYRWLEDEKAPEVQAWMKAQDVLTREALAKSPVRDALTKRFRELFYVDSISMPARRAGRYFYVRTHKDKEKAVLYWRDGEKGQEKVLLDPNGWSQDGSVSLGTWSPSWDGKKLVFAQKPNAADEAVLHVVDVDSGEWSKVDVIEGAKYAQPKWTPDGKGFYYEWLPTDASIPVDARPGYTSLRFHKLGDAPSKDAEVHPRTGDPSTFLQGDLSRDGQFLFVSILRGWIENDIYWKRPGEKDFRLLVKGKGAKYNVQAWKGRFYVTTDEGAPRQRVFEVDPAKPARAQWKEIVPEDPVAALQTVNIVGEHLALEYMKDATTLVRVATLQGKPVREVALPGVGAASNLTGLEDQDEAYFVFTSFTTPRRVYKTSVKTGESSLWAQVEVPMDPAAYTVDQVFYPSKDGTRVPMFLVHKKGLKRDGNAPTLLYGYGGFNVNMEATFRGSILPWLDAGGVYAVANLRGGGEYGAQWHEAGRMAKKQNVFDDFHAAAEYLVREKYTQPRKLAIQGGSNGGLLVGAAMTQRPELYGAVVCQVPLLDMVRYHLFGSGRTWIPEYGTAEKPEDFQVLHAYSPYHHVKPGVAYPALLMMSADHDDRVDPMHARKFVAAVQQAAGNQAKALLRIEMNAGHSGADQVAKSIESSADLYAFLFEALEVGGLQGGEAAQGR
- the lon gene encoding endopeptidase La, with protein sequence MFFGRDDKKEAQKRGLTVPLLPLRDIIVFPHMVVPLFVGREKSIAALKDAMAHKGPDDKAVILLAAQKKAKTNDPSPDDIFHFGTMGHVIQLLPLPDGTVKVLVEGVKRAKVKKFHPNDAFFMVEVEEVEEQTEKSVELEALVRSVHSVFEAFVKLNKRIPPEMLMQVASIDDPARLADTIVAHLSLKLNDKQALLETESPAKRLEKLYELMQGEIEILQVEKKIRTRVKKQMEKTQKEYYLNEQMQAIQKELGERDEFKNEIQEIEEKLKNKRMSKEATLKVKKELKKLRMMSPMSAEATVVRNYIDWIISLPWYDETQDRLDVTEAETVLNEDHYGLKKPKERILEYLAVQQLVKKLKGPVLCFVGPPGVGKTSLARSIARATGRKFVRLSLGGVRDEAEIRGHRRTYIGAMPGKLIQSLKKAGSNNPVFLLDEIDKMSTDFRGDPSAALLEVLDPEQNHNFNDHYLDLDYDLSKVMFICTANTMHNIPGPLQDRMEVIRIAGYTEPEKLSIARRYLIPKEQEANGLTDVKVDFSHEALRTIIHRYTRESGVRSLEREIGGVFRKIARDVLKNGKRDIEVDRKTAMKFLGTPRYRYGVAEREDQVGIVTGLAWTELGGEILTTEATVMPGKGKLIITGKLGEVMQESAQAAMSYVRSRADRFGIDRKVFENYDIHVHLPEGAIPKDGPSAGVTICTALVSALTRVLIRRDVAMTGEITLRGRVLPIGGLKEKTLAAHRAGIKTVLIPKANKKDLKDIPLKIRKQLRIVPVEFVDDVLREALVLEKPEEFGRGKPSADGLKSPTAVEAPAAPASAPA
- a CDS encoding peptide ABC transporter substrate-binding protein; amino-acid sequence: MPTTLDWSHSDPESWANYPVMLATQKGLTLLGADHSVRPGLAERWERSRDEQGREVYVFHLRGDVRWSDGSPLVARDFVVGWRRALRGRERGEMADLEGASEVLALQDRMAPEADLRAALERVGVEAVDARTLRVTLAHPRSYFLARIANVYIFYPAPSADLEGRSDEEVRDYFDRPREGRPLALGPYRVESWDRAGERVRLVYNPRSAFPPPMAPGEVPVPVITLMKSEIGPALYERDRVDFVFVDSAAALRVKRPEDLQREPLLSTYYLAFNTERAPLDRPEVRRALSRALDREALMAGLLPAARPSHVLLPPELPGAASAEEALRLPHYEPERAKAELASVAGLERPLRLVYRSGDNFVPEVAIAERVAAQLARVGVKVELEARSDFTAEISRRTAKGPRAYDLYLRRLGGDYAHPNTFFTLFERSGNHQTGWETQGGGEPMARFERLLEAGDGEADEARARTMYVQAQEVLVGEQAVIAPLYHPDRYFRARDTLRGLDVDPFNFLALRTLRRAAPTPEQTEVAR
- a CDS encoding ABC transporter permease subunit; amino-acid sequence: MMAVLQKLARQLVLVPVVAVASYFLMAMLPLTTESDAKRQASPELMASYRRDLGLGEPLGFLRPWEKLWRGERLGTSAQGITGDELARKLSGSVGVGMLALPLALTWAIGFALVRTRWRRGRWSALGDVVPALAFGTPVFIPALLLAPAVVERGHMLPELCAALVTSIWPGIFLGTLVGDSLETELSRDYVRTALGKGLSQGTVLRRHVLPNVLPALLDAVGPVATALLAGSFAAERVLGLPYFGQLYVLAVLNKQVAVVVVATTTFASLLVVVSLAVEVARYVVDPRSREARA
- a CDS encoding ABC transporter permease subunit; this translates as MNRIPVRARFGLVLLIGLGVLSLVAGRLFPDVLANTCPLGVDPTRPDRTVCELAFGGLWVSLAVGLCAGGLSTLIGLVVAAVARLLGGAWEQVLLRGVDAVFALPDVLVVMVLQLAGQSLADAGLGGGLGPFGLMVMSLALVGWAGPARMFRNRLATLEGQEYVAAARALGGGGAHVLRVHLWPALRPFALAVFLSRLPTAILTESTVSFFGIARMEPMSLGRYLGTSYAALIYEGGARVVLPAWALLVMLVLGASLASQALSAGPRKAS